In one Corallococcus sp. EGB genomic region, the following are encoded:
- a CDS encoding Xaa-Pro aminopeptidase yields MRRFAMQWSMNAFLAVSAVAVSGAAGAQSLEAEFASGARPRCEPGGSLFAPGEISLEERSEYRLALSADGKTAYYHVDSDTPPYQAIYVAHRKNGHWGPGEVVSFSGTYRDSDPFLSPDEQSLFFSSTRPVRGGAERPDTDLWVVHRVRDGWGTPEHLGPLVNSPREELFPSVTRDGTVYFASGTFDTDFEMYRVRRQGNHYTAPENLGPAVNSPDSWEYNPWVSPDERVLVFASLNRPGGYGLGDLYVSFNVAGRWTPAANLGPAVNTEKDEFHPMLSRDLSQLYFVRQTWDPFVPSDFYHLDTRCLWR; encoded by the coding sequence ATGCGTCGTTTCGCCATGCAGTGGTCGATGAATGCCTTCCTCGCCGTCTCCGCTGTGGCGGTGTCCGGTGCGGCCGGGGCCCAGAGTCTGGAGGCGGAGTTCGCTTCCGGGGCGCGGCCCCGGTGCGAGCCGGGAGGCAGCCTCTTCGCGCCCGGGGAGATCTCCCTGGAGGAGCGCTCGGAGTACCGGCTCGCGCTGTCCGCGGATGGGAAGACGGCGTACTACCACGTCGACTCGGACACGCCGCCGTACCAGGCCATCTACGTGGCCCATCGGAAGAACGGCCACTGGGGGCCCGGTGAGGTGGTGTCGTTCTCGGGCACGTACAGGGACTCGGATCCGTTCCTCTCTCCGGATGAGCAGTCCCTCTTCTTCTCCTCCACCCGCCCCGTGCGCGGAGGCGCCGAGCGGCCGGACACCGACCTCTGGGTCGTGCACCGCGTCCGCGACGGCTGGGGAACGCCCGAGCACCTGGGGCCGCTCGTGAACTCACCGCGGGAGGAGCTGTTCCCCAGCGTGACGCGCGACGGGACCGTCTACTTCGCGAGCGGCACGTTCGATACGGACTTCGAGATGTACCGCGTCCGGCGCCAGGGCAATCACTACACCGCGCCGGAGAACCTGGGCCCCGCGGTGAACAGCCCCGACTCGTGGGAATACAACCCCTGGGTGTCCCCGGATGAGCGGGTCCTCGTCTTCGCCTCGCTCAACCGCCCCGGAGGCTACGGGCTGGGGGACCTGTACGTGAGCTTCAACGTCGCGGGCCGCTGGACGCCCGCCGCGAACCTGGGGCCGGCGGTGAACACGGAGAAGGACGAGTTCCACCCCATGCTGAGCCGCGACCTGAGCCAGCTCTACTTCGTGCGGCAGACGTGGGACCCGTTCGTGCCTTCGGACTTCTACCACCTGGACACGCGCTGCCTCTGGCGCTGA
- a CDS encoding J domain-containing protein — protein MADLYAVLGVAKTADAHDIRRAYLRQVRRYHPDSDPRPESTEHFLRIQAAYDELGDAAKRQRYDARNRAVVDVTSATEAPRMPMEARPAPAPRCDLNIPRGRMGVKVRMH, from the coding sequence ATGGCGGACCTGTACGCGGTGCTTGGCGTGGCGAAGACAGCGGATGCGCACGACATCCGGCGTGCCTACCTGCGCCAGGTGCGGCGGTACCATCCGGACAGCGATCCACGGCCAGAATCCACGGAGCACTTCCTCCGGATCCAGGCCGCGTACGACGAGCTGGGCGATGCGGCGAAGCGCCAGCGCTACGACGCCAGGAACCGTGCTGTGGTTGACGTCACTTCCGCCACCGAGGCACCCCGGATGCCCATGGAGGCGCGGCCAGCTCCGGCTCCCAGGTGCGACCTGAACATCCCCAGGGGTCGCATGGGCGTGAAGGTGAGAATGCATTGA
- a CDS encoding sensor histidine kinase — translation MARRGTWQGWAIASAYWTLAGLAVASESHSVGGMDWGHALLTSMVADVLWVPLTMAILELGLRFPLERRHVTSRVALHVAGALAVSFIRAALIFSLDPWVGWYAERPPFLDVLEHALLSNPFVYLTVLGVAHAVYYADQLRLRDTQLARAQLHALKAQLHPHFLFNTLNTISALVHRDPNGSERMIARLSDLLRGTLEAAGTEEVSLQEELRSLQPYLDIQGVRFADRLTVKHDIARDALAAHVPHLVLQPLVENAIQHGIAPGSEPGTVTLVARREGAELHLEVRDDGVGLKERPADLSQGVRGGLGLRITRERLVQLYGGAHRLELRDAVGGGTTVALAIPFRTEPSP, via the coding sequence ATGGCACGACGTGGAACCTGGCAGGGCTGGGCGATCGCATCCGCCTATTGGACGCTGGCCGGTCTGGCGGTCGCGAGCGAGTCCCACTCCGTGGGCGGGATGGACTGGGGCCATGCGCTGCTCACGTCGATGGTGGCCGACGTCCTCTGGGTGCCCCTCACCATGGCCATCCTCGAGCTCGGGCTGCGTTTCCCGCTGGAGCGGCGGCACGTGACGTCGCGGGTCGCGCTCCACGTGGCCGGAGCGCTCGCGGTCTCGTTCATCCGCGCGGCGCTCATCTTCTCCCTGGACCCCTGGGTCGGCTGGTACGCGGAGCGTCCCCCCTTCCTGGACGTGCTCGAACACGCGCTGCTCTCCAACCCGTTCGTCTATCTGACGGTGCTCGGCGTGGCCCACGCCGTCTACTACGCGGACCAGCTGCGGCTGCGGGACACCCAGCTGGCCCGCGCGCAGCTGCACGCGCTCAAGGCCCAGCTCCATCCCCACTTCCTCTTCAACACGCTGAACACCATCTCCGCGCTCGTGCATCGCGACCCGAATGGCAGCGAGCGGATGATCGCGCGGCTGAGCGACCTGCTCCGAGGCACGCTCGAAGCCGCGGGCACGGAGGAGGTGTCGCTCCAGGAGGAGCTGCGCTCGCTGCAGCCGTACCTGGACATCCAGGGGGTGCGCTTCGCGGACCGGCTCACGGTGAAGCACGACATCGCGCGGGACGCGCTCGCGGCCCATGTCCCGCACCTCGTCCTCCAGCCGCTCGTGGAGAACGCCATCCAGCACGGAATCGCGCCGGGCTCGGAGCCGGGGACGGTGACGCTGGTGGCTCGGCGCGAGGGGGCCGAGCTCCACCTGGAGGTCCGCGACGACGGCGTCGGCCTCAAGGAGCGCCCGGCGGACCTCTCCCAGGGCGTGCGCGGCGGCCTGGGCCTGCGCATCACCCGCGAGCGCCTGGTGCAGCTCTATGGCGGTGCCCACCGGCTGGAGCTCCGGGACGCGGTGGGCGGCGGCACCACGGTGGCGCTCGCCATTCCCTTCCGCACGGAGCCCTCGCCATGA
- a CDS encoding aldehyde dehydrogenase family protein, protein MLAERYPYYLANRPRQPNADMAVTDKYSGEVVTHVAVADAAAVEEAIAAAVRAAEPMRKLAPYARQQVLEHCVRRFQERAEEFALALCLEAGKPLRDARAEVTRLIETFKAAAEEAVRGGGEVLNLEVSARTAGYRGFTQRVPVGPCSFITPFNFPLNLVAHKVAPAIAAGCPFVLKPSDRTPVSALLMAEVLAETALPGGAFSVLPTRLEDVRPFIEDDRLKLLSFTGSEKVGWDLKARAGRKKVVLELGGNAACVVDADQAGRLDFVADRIAQGAFFQAGQSCISVQRVFAHESLYEALKERIVARAKALRAGNPRDEATTLGPMIDEPAARRLEGWIQQAVARGARVLTGGGRRGALLEATVLEGVPEDASLCAEEAFGPVVLLQPFRDFDEALHRVNDSRYGLQAGLFTQDLSRAMRAWDALEVGGVVVGDVPSFRVDTMPYGGVKGSGLGREGVKYAMEDMTELRLLVLRQ, encoded by the coding sequence ATGCTGGCTGAACGCTATCCCTACTATCTGGCCAACCGCCCGAGGCAGCCCAACGCGGACATGGCCGTCACCGACAAGTATTCGGGAGAGGTCGTCACGCACGTGGCTGTCGCGGACGCGGCCGCCGTGGAGGAGGCCATCGCCGCGGCGGTGCGAGCGGCGGAGCCGATGCGGAAGCTCGCGCCCTACGCCCGGCAGCAGGTGCTGGAGCACTGCGTGCGCCGCTTCCAGGAGCGGGCGGAGGAGTTCGCGCTCGCCCTCTGCCTCGAGGCGGGCAAGCCCCTGCGCGACGCGCGGGCGGAGGTGACGCGCCTCATCGAGACCTTCAAGGCGGCGGCCGAGGAGGCGGTGCGCGGTGGCGGCGAGGTCCTCAACCTGGAGGTGTCCGCGCGCACGGCGGGCTACCGGGGCTTCACGCAGCGCGTGCCAGTGGGGCCGTGCTCGTTCATCACGCCGTTCAACTTCCCGCTCAACCTGGTGGCGCACAAGGTGGCGCCCGCCATCGCCGCGGGTTGCCCCTTCGTCCTCAAGCCGTCGGACCGCACCCCCGTGAGCGCCTTGCTCATGGCGGAGGTCCTCGCGGAGACGGCGCTGCCCGGAGGCGCCTTCTCCGTGCTGCCCACGCGCCTGGAGGACGTGAGGCCCTTCATCGAGGACGACCGGTTGAAGCTCTTGTCGTTCACCGGTTCGGAGAAGGTGGGCTGGGATTTGAAGGCCCGCGCCGGCCGCAAGAAGGTGGTGCTGGAGCTGGGCGGCAACGCGGCGTGCGTGGTGGACGCGGACCAGGCCGGGCGCCTGGACTTCGTCGCGGACCGCATCGCGCAGGGAGCCTTCTTCCAGGCGGGCCAGAGCTGCATCTCCGTGCAGCGCGTCTTCGCGCACGAGTCGCTGTACGAAGCGCTGAAGGAGCGAATCGTCGCGAGGGCGAAGGCCCTGCGCGCGGGCAATCCCCGGGATGAAGCCACCACGCTCGGGCCCATGATTGACGAGCCCGCGGCGCGGCGGCTGGAGGGCTGGATTCAGCAGGCCGTGGCGCGGGGCGCCCGGGTGCTGACGGGAGGAGGGCGGCGCGGCGCGCTGCTGGAGGCCACTGTCTTGGAAGGAGTCCCGGAGGATGCATCGCTGTGCGCGGAGGAGGCCTTCGGCCCGGTCGTTCTGCTCCAGCCGTTCCGCGACTTCGACGAGGCACTGCATCGGGTGAATGACAGCCGTTATGGCTTGCAGGCGGGCCTCTTCACGCAGGACCTGTCGCGGGCGATGCGGGCCTGGGACGCGCTGGAGGTGGGCGGTGTCGTCGTCGGTGACGTGCCCAGCTTCCGGGTGGACACCATGCCCTACGGCGGCGTGAAGGGCTCCGGGCTGGGCCGCGAGGGCGTGAAGTACGCCATGGAGGACATGACGGAGCTGCGGCTGCTGGTGCTCCGTCAGTAG
- a CDS encoding LysR substrate-binding domain-containing protein, producing MELRHLRYFSAVADALHFGRAARRLHVSQPTLSHQIHQLEEEVGTPLFERARTGVRLTQAGELFRTYASRALEDVNAGLSAVGALRGLATGALRVGYPPSMRGLVVPALTAVLRRHPGLALSAQEAVVRKLERQLAAGRLDVGLGYAPARLSDLDTEPVFDSRLALVVARGHALAGAESVGVKQLAEEPFALLSRGLRVRARVDAHFAAMRFAPHVALESNAVATVLAIVRAGLAVTVLPEPRLADAERLVVKRLSPAPRSELAALLWRKGAPRTPAAELFAAEVRARAKEDAG from the coding sequence ATGGAGCTGCGCCACCTCCGCTACTTCTCCGCCGTCGCCGACGCGCTGCACTTCGGGCGCGCCGCGCGGCGGCTGCACGTCTCCCAGCCCACGCTGTCGCATCAGATCCACCAGTTGGAGGAGGAGGTCGGCACGCCGCTCTTCGAGAGGGCACGCACGGGGGTGCGGCTCACGCAGGCGGGGGAGCTGTTCCGTACCTATGCCTCGCGCGCGCTGGAGGACGTGAACGCGGGGCTGTCCGCGGTGGGCGCGCTGCGGGGGCTCGCCACGGGGGCGCTGCGCGTGGGCTATCCCCCGAGCATGCGCGGCCTCGTGGTGCCGGCGCTGACGGCGGTGCTCCGCAGACACCCCGGGCTGGCGCTGAGCGCCCAGGAGGCCGTGGTCCGGAAGCTGGAGCGGCAACTGGCGGCGGGAAGGCTGGACGTGGGCCTGGGCTATGCCCCCGCGCGCCTGTCGGACCTGGACACGGAGCCCGTCTTCGACAGCCGGCTCGCGCTCGTCGTCGCTCGGGGCCATGCGCTGGCGGGCGCGGAGTCCGTGGGCGTGAAGCAGCTGGCGGAGGAACCGTTCGCGCTGCTGTCACGCGGCCTGCGGGTGCGCGCCCGCGTGGACGCGCACTTCGCGGCGATGCGGTTCGCGCCGCACGTCGCTTTGGAGTCGAACGCGGTGGCGACCGTGCTGGCCATCGTCCGCGCGGGACTCGCCGTCACGGTGCTTCCGGAGCCGCGGCTCGCGGACGCGGAGCGGCTGGTGGTGAAGCGGCTGTCCCCCGCGCCCCGCTCGGAGCTGGCCGCGCTCCTCTGGCGAAAGGGCGCCCCCCGCACGCCCGCGGCGGAGCTGTTCGCGGCGGAGGTCCGGGCCCGCGCGAAGGAGGACGCAGGCTGA
- a CDS encoding ester cyclase encodes MLTEQVRKARQKLVLAHFHDEVRQDWDAVLSTFPHPHYELIPTLTVHDGNSAVRDYYRDTRVAFPDQHHEIISLRHSDDAVIVEFWLMGTHLGPLGRIPATGNTFRVRMSAYFIFDAFETLVCERVYFDTLSILKQLVGGLDMKNPKNWLLAARCLKGLLAMSGDKPVPILTQTTPPVFND; translated from the coding sequence TTGCTTACAGAGCAGGTCCGCAAGGCACGACAGAAGCTGGTATTGGCCCACTTCCACGACGAGGTGAGACAGGACTGGGACGCCGTCCTGTCCACCTTCCCCCATCCGCATTACGAGCTCATCCCCACCCTGACGGTCCATGACGGCAACAGCGCGGTGCGCGACTACTACCGCGACACCCGCGTGGCCTTCCCGGATCAGCACCACGAGATCATCTCGTTGCGGCACAGCGATGACGCCGTCATCGTGGAGTTCTGGCTCATGGGCACCCACCTGGGACCGCTCGGACGGATCCCCGCGACCGGCAACACGTTCCGCGTGCGAATGTCGGCGTACTTCATCTTCGACGCGTTCGAGACGCTGGTGTGCGAGCGCGTCTACTTCGACACCCTCAGCATCCTCAAACAGCTCGTCGGCGGGCTCGACATGAAGAACCCGAAGAACTGGCTGCTCGCCGCGCGGTGCCTCAAGGGCCTCCTGGCGATGTCCGGCGACAAGCCCGTGCCCATCCTCACCCAGACGACCCCGCCCGTCTTCAACGACTGA
- a CDS encoding LytTR family DNA-binding domain-containing protein, whose amino-acid sequence MSATLRVLIVDDEPLARQRLKDLLAEAPDMQLVGECRNGHEAIAAIGSERPDLVLLDVEMPGPDGFGVLRALPPGPAPAVIFVTAHRDFAVQAFEANALDYLLKPFDRERFRSSLERARDRRRTVPSSLDAALLERLESLVARPSATPARYVTRLVARVGWRMRFLPVEDIDYLTAEGNYVAVHVGKQSHLTRETMAALEEKLDPRHFLRAHRSFIVRLDRIEEVEPLPPGEYVFVLRDGTRLTSGRSYRAQVQRALELST is encoded by the coding sequence ATGAGTGCCACCCTGCGCGTGCTCATCGTCGACGACGAGCCGCTCGCCCGTCAGCGCCTGAAGGACCTGCTGGCGGAGGCCCCCGACATGCAACTCGTGGGGGAGTGCCGCAACGGCCATGAGGCCATCGCGGCCATCGGCTCCGAGCGTCCGGACCTCGTGCTGCTGGACGTGGAGATGCCCGGGCCGGACGGCTTCGGCGTCCTCCGGGCGCTCCCTCCCGGCCCCGCGCCCGCGGTCATCTTCGTGACGGCGCACCGGGACTTCGCGGTGCAGGCCTTCGAGGCCAACGCGCTTGACTACCTGCTCAAGCCCTTCGACCGCGAGCGCTTCCGCTCGAGCCTGGAGCGCGCACGCGACCGGCGGCGGACCGTGCCGTCGTCCTTGGATGCGGCGCTGCTCGAACGCCTGGAGTCGCTCGTCGCCCGTCCCTCCGCCACGCCCGCGCGCTACGTGACGCGGCTCGTGGCCCGGGTGGGGTGGCGCATGCGCTTCCTCCCGGTGGAGGACATCGACTACCTGACGGCGGAGGGGAACTACGTCGCCGTGCACGTGGGGAAGCAGTCGCACCTCACGCGCGAGACGATGGCGGCGCTGGAGGAGAAGCTCGACCCCAGGCATTTCCTGCGCGCGCACCGCTCGTTCATCGTGCGGCTGGATCGCATCGAGGAGGTGGAGCCGCTCCCTCCCGGCGAATACGTGTTCGTCCTGCGGGATGGCACCCGGCTGACCTCGGGCCGCAGCTACCGCGCGCAGGTGCAGCGCGCGCTCGAGCTGTCGACGTGA
- a CDS encoding CotH kinase family protein, with protein sequence MLHLYVADSLPDDDDYQAARVFYRGRCYAARARYRGATSKDFPKRSFTLDFRDGQAFDEPLLTAGLSGRRKVVLISPFNDNSYLRTRLSFTLWSLMSPDHLQVKTFSAVVYLNGRYHGLYTVADHVDRHTLSAQGMDVHGELFKAVHADANFARWDEFGGPKASLRQGYEKKEGEPEEGDRAYASIEQLTAFVADASEERFRAERGAWMQVADYEDWWILAHVAALSDSVTKNAYHFRARGPAQRWRYIPWDLDASFGQNWDTTRELPDVMSSFTDENRMFARMLEDPVIREPLRERLRTLIHGSLRRDVVQGLIDTYASEIDRAARTDEAHWGEAYRHFPGWNQRTDILGFEDEVKYLHDWVDAHWELLEEELR encoded by the coding sequence GTGCTCCACCTCTACGTGGCCGACTCGCTGCCGGATGACGACGACTACCAGGCGGCGCGCGTCTTCTATCGCGGACGGTGCTACGCCGCCCGGGCCAGGTATCGCGGCGCGACGTCCAAGGACTTCCCCAAGCGCAGCTTCACGCTCGACTTCCGCGATGGGCAGGCCTTCGACGAGCCCCTGCTCACGGCTGGCCTCTCCGGCCGGCGCAAGGTGGTGTTGATCAGCCCCTTCAATGACAACTCATACCTTCGCACGAGGCTGAGCTTCACCTTGTGGAGCCTCATGTCTCCCGACCACCTCCAGGTGAAGACCTTCAGCGCGGTCGTCTATCTGAACGGGCGCTACCACGGGCTCTACACGGTGGCGGACCACGTCGACCGCCACACGCTCTCCGCGCAGGGGATGGATGTCCATGGAGAGCTCTTCAAGGCCGTGCACGCGGACGCCAACTTCGCCCGGTGGGATGAGTTCGGCGGGCCCAAGGCCTCCCTGCGTCAGGGCTATGAGAAGAAGGAGGGCGAGCCCGAGGAGGGGGACAGGGCCTACGCCAGCATCGAGCAGCTCACCGCCTTCGTGGCGGATGCCAGCGAGGAGCGCTTCCGTGCGGAGCGCGGCGCCTGGATGCAGGTGGCGGACTACGAGGACTGGTGGATCCTGGCGCACGTGGCGGCCCTGTCCGACTCCGTGACGAAGAACGCCTACCACTTCCGCGCGCGCGGGCCGGCGCAGCGCTGGCGATACATCCCCTGGGACCTGGATGCGAGCTTCGGGCAGAACTGGGACACCACGCGAGAGCTCCCGGACGTGATGTCCTCCTTCACGGATGAGAACCGGATGTTCGCGCGGATGCTGGAGGACCCCGTCATCCGCGAGCCCCTCCGTGAGCGCCTCCGCACGCTTATCCACGGCTCGCTCCGCCGGGACGTCGTTCAGGGGCTCATCGACACCTATGCCTCAGAAATCGACCGCGCGGCACGGACGGATGAGGCCCACTGGGGCGAGGCCTATCGCCACTTCCCGGGCTGGAACCAGCGCACGGACATCCTCGGATTCGAGGACGAGGTGAAGTACCTCCACGACTGGGTGGACGCCCATTGGGAACTCCTGGAAGAGGAGCTCCGCTGA
- a CDS encoding methyltransferase, protein MDFQARLAALTHQLRPWAPLWSRSILQGWPGSGAAYPEDWLAYARSLDEAGERSLDQGLLVGSPPVSLATLLDALQELTALPWHEGRHALSAAETQGLSAKKTHELERVLALLAPRTRLIHQAVDIGGGMGHLARLCARTFGWTFHSIDRDAALQDKGRRWLTRPGGDTVGFIPASVEDGVQPQIDPLFRGRDRASIGLHTCGPLALTQIRKSQGAGFVLNIGCCYDKLEAPRDLPVSCFGRAHPLPFTPHALALTTRGRHHKSEVEFARMKQVYAWRFAFDLLSRRRFPERGFVRAGDAPRALYAGRFARYARDRLERLGLDPGMTDAELDAFEVSVRAETRDLLLCHLLRDRFARALEVVLLLDRAILLEELGFQVELLQVFEPSLSPRNLALIASRSA, encoded by the coding sequence ATGGATTTCCAGGCGCGACTCGCGGCGCTCACGCACCAGCTCCGGCCCTGGGCTCCGCTCTGGTCCCGCTCCATCCTCCAGGGCTGGCCCGGGTCCGGCGCCGCCTATCCCGAGGACTGGCTGGCCTATGCCCGGTCGCTCGATGAAGCGGGGGAGCGGAGCCTGGACCAGGGGCTCCTCGTGGGAAGCCCGCCCGTGTCACTGGCCACGCTCCTGGATGCGCTCCAGGAGCTGACGGCGCTGCCCTGGCACGAAGGCCGTCACGCGCTGTCGGCCGCGGAGACGCAGGGGCTCAGCGCCAAGAAGACCCACGAGCTCGAACGGGTGCTCGCCCTGCTCGCTCCGCGAACGCGCCTCATCCACCAGGCGGTGGATATCGGCGGTGGCATGGGACACCTTGCGCGTCTCTGTGCGCGGACGTTCGGGTGGACCTTCCACAGCATTGATAGGGACGCCGCGTTGCAGGACAAGGGCCGGCGGTGGCTGACGAGACCGGGGGGAGACACCGTGGGCTTCATCCCGGCCTCCGTCGAGGACGGGGTCCAACCCCAAATCGATCCGCTCTTCCGCGGCCGGGACCGGGCGTCCATCGGTCTGCACACCTGCGGACCGCTCGCCCTCACGCAGATCCGCAAGAGCCAGGGGGCGGGCTTCGTCCTGAACATCGGCTGCTGCTACGACAAGCTGGAGGCGCCGCGGGACCTCCCTGTCTCCTGCTTTGGGCGCGCGCATCCCCTGCCCTTCACGCCACACGCGCTGGCGTTGACGACGCGGGGACGGCATCACAAGAGCGAGGTGGAGTTCGCGCGGATGAAGCAGGTGTATGCGTGGCGCTTCGCGTTCGATCTCCTGTCGCGGCGGCGCTTTCCCGAGCGCGGCTTCGTCAGGGCCGGTGACGCGCCCCGGGCGCTCTATGCCGGACGTTTCGCCCGCTACGCGCGCGACCGCCTGGAGCGCCTGGGGCTCGATCCCGGCATGACGGACGCCGAGCTGGATGCCTTCGAGGTGTCCGTTCGCGCCGAGACACGGGACCTCCTGCTCTGCCATCTGCTGAGGGACCGCTTCGCGCGGGCGTTGGAGGTCGTGCTCCTGCTCGATCGTGCCATCCTCCTGGAGGAGCTGGGCTTCCAGGTCGAACTGCTCCAGGTCTTCGAGCCGAGCCTCTCGCCGCGCAACCTCGCGCTCATCGCGTCGCGGAGCGCTTGA
- a CDS encoding acetolactate synthase large subunit, which translates to MKASDLFVKSLEAEGVRCVYGLPGEENLDLIESMRTAGMRLVVTRHEQAAGFMAATQGRLTGRAGVCLATLGPGATNLVTAAAYAQLGAMPMVMLTGQKPIKVSKQGHFQIVDVVGMMRPLTKSTRTLVSAEHVPSSVREAFRRAEEERPGATHLELPEDVARESTEAVPLSPGAPRRPVADEASIAQAVETLAAARRPLLMIGAGANRKLTSEMLRAFVDRVGLPFFSTQMGKGVVDETHPLWMGTAALSDGDFVHRAIEASDCILNVGHDVIEKPPFVMRDGRRTVIHLNFSSAEVDPVYFPQVQVTGDLANAVWRIAEGVGQRSHWDFTPFEQSRAGLDAQFVSGAADDRFPIYPARLVAEVRRAMPDDGIVCLDNGMYKLWFARYYRCRRPNTLLLDNALATMGAGLPSAIAAKLVHPRRKVVAVCGDGGFMMNSQELETAVRLKLDLTVVVVRDDGYGMIRWKQEEMGLPDFGMALGNPDFVRYAEAYGARGHRPASATEFGATLTRCLESGGVHVIDLPIDYADTARALGAGPLVAS; encoded by the coding sequence ATGAAGGCATCGGATCTGTTCGTGAAGTCGCTCGAAGCCGAGGGCGTGCGCTGTGTCTACGGATTGCCCGGCGAGGAGAACCTGGACCTCATCGAGTCCATGCGCACCGCGGGCATGCGCCTCGTCGTCACGCGCCACGAGCAGGCGGCCGGGTTCATGGCCGCCACGCAGGGCAGGCTCACCGGACGCGCGGGCGTGTGTCTGGCGACGCTGGGGCCGGGGGCCACCAACCTGGTCACCGCCGCCGCGTACGCGCAGCTCGGCGCCATGCCCATGGTGATGCTCACCGGCCAGAAGCCCATCAAGGTGAGCAAGCAGGGACACTTCCAGATCGTCGACGTCGTCGGGATGATGCGGCCGCTCACCAAGTCCACGCGCACGCTCGTCTCCGCGGAGCATGTGCCCTCGTCGGTCCGTGAGGCCTTCCGCCGCGCGGAAGAGGAGCGCCCGGGCGCCACCCACCTGGAGCTGCCCGAGGACGTGGCGCGCGAGTCCACGGAGGCCGTGCCCCTGTCGCCGGGCGCCCCGCGACGGCCGGTGGCGGACGAGGCATCCATCGCCCAGGCGGTGGAGACGCTCGCCGCGGCCCGCCGTCCGCTGCTGATGATTGGCGCGGGGGCCAACCGCAAGCTGACGTCGGAGATGCTCCGCGCCTTCGTGGACCGCGTGGGCCTGCCCTTCTTCAGCACGCAGATGGGCAAGGGCGTAGTGGATGAAACGCACCCGCTGTGGATGGGGACCGCGGCGCTGTCCGACGGCGACTTCGTCCACCGCGCCATCGAGGCCTCGGACTGCATCCTCAACGTGGGCCATGACGTCATCGAAAAGCCCCCGTTCGTCATGCGCGACGGCCGCCGCACGGTCATCCACCTGAACTTCTCCTCCGCGGAGGTCGACCCCGTGTACTTCCCGCAGGTGCAGGTGACGGGAGACCTGGCGAACGCCGTATGGCGCATCGCGGAGGGCGTGGGGCAGCGCTCGCACTGGGACTTCACGCCCTTCGAGCAGTCGCGGGCGGGGCTGGACGCGCAGTTCGTCAGCGGCGCCGCGGACGACCGCTTCCCCATCTATCCCGCGCGGCTCGTCGCGGAGGTGCGCCGCGCCATGCCGGACGACGGCATCGTGTGCCTGGACAACGGCATGTACAAGCTGTGGTTCGCCCGCTACTACCGCTGCCGCCGGCCCAACACGCTGCTGCTCGACAACGCGCTCGCGACGATGGGCGCGGGTCTGCCGTCCGCCATCGCGGCGAAGCTCGTGCACCCCCGCCGCAAGGTGGTGGCCGTCTGCGGTGACGGCGGGTTCATGATGAACTCGCAGGAGCTGGAGACGGCGGTGCGCCTGAAGCTCGACCTGACCGTGGTCGTGGTGCGCGACGACGGCTACGGGATGATCCGCTGGAAACAGGAGGAGATGGGCCTGCCTGACTTTGGAATGGCGTTGGGCAACCCGGACTTCGTCCGCTACGCGGAGGCCTACGGCGCACGAGGCCACCGTCCGGCGAGCGCCACCGAGTTCGGCGCCACGCTCACGCGCTGCCTGGAGTCGGGCGGCGTGCACGTCATCGACCTGCCCATCGACTATGCGGACACCGCGCGGGCGCTCGGTGCCGGACCCCTGGTGGCGTCGTGA